The Chryseobacterium sp. G0186 genome includes the window CTTAATAAAATTGAGCAAAGGATTATCGCTCAAGATATCGATTGCGAGCATCTTCTAAAACAGGGACTGGCTAAAGATATCATTCTGGAATATGCAAAGGCAAAAAACGGAGATTATATTGTAATGGGATCCCATGGAAGAAGTGGAATCTATGATGTATTTGTAGGAAGTCTTACAAAAGGACTTACTAAGAGCTCTACTATTCCTGTTCTGGTACTTCCTATCCACGACTAAGCAAAAGAAATTTTTAATCGTTAGTAATAAAAAAGCCGATCAAATAATTTATTTGATCGGCTTTTTACTATATAACCAATTAATTAACCTTCTTTTTTGTAGATTTTTGGATCGTAGTAAGGATTCTTACCTTCCGTAGGAGAATAATAGTCTTTATCTTTATCACCGCCTAACGTTACTACTAGTACATAGCACCAATAAGTAAATAGTACACAGCAAACTATAAATAGAATCCAGTTTAAAACATTACCGAAAGAATCAAAGAATCCGAATGTCCATTTGAAAACTTTGCTTAAGAATAGAAAGAAAGACGTCATTATTTTCCTTTTTTAAATTAACTTTGTACAAATTTATAAAAAATGTTTAAATTACTTTCAAAAGAAAGCAATATTTTTTCAATTCCTGTTTATATTGGTTTTCTTCTTTTAGTAGTCGTAATATTTAACAT containing:
- a CDS encoding universal stress protein; translation: MINIILPVDFGDKTDQLVDGAIKFAKQLNGRIYLIHVAPSDIGFAIGDMGFQYFPEVEANEIREELVLLNKIEQRIIAQDIDCEHLLKQGLAKDIILEYAKAKNGDYIVMGSHGRSGIYDVFVGSLTKGLTKSSTIPVLVLPIHD
- a CDS encoding DUF6341 family protein, with protein sequence MTSFFLFLSKVFKWTFGFFDSFGNVLNWILFIVCCVLFTYWCYVLVVTLGGDKDKDYYSPTEGKNPYYDPKIYKKEG